One window from the genome of Aeromonas sp. FDAARGOS 1405 encodes:
- a CDS encoding DUF58 domain-containing protein, which yields MSLAPDLHPDIALSLPRLLNIRLWAKAKKPPNLGRINSERGKPGRSPGLTFRELRAYQAGDEVRHIDWRVTARLGRPYTRLYSEELDQAHWLLLDLSPAMYFGSTRQLKARLGCELAAALIWQGEKQHNTLICHGLIPNHQSQRGSVLPLLESLCHHYQQGLARRVLSHSLADTLASVKLPHGAKLTLITDHRPCESALCQQLQLLSRRHDIHYWQIRDPLEAALPPDGQLPVAIDRPAQHYQGWLDGGHAGFSRRYQQAAEQQLAHGKQLLLPLVQRLYLLDNSQTLQQQWQEGLCHQG from the coding sequence ATGTCCCTAGCGCCGGACCTCCATCCCGATATCGCCCTGTCGCTGCCACGGCTGCTCAATATCCGGCTCTGGGCGAAAGCCAAGAAGCCACCTAACTTAGGCCGAATCAATAGCGAACGCGGCAAACCTGGCCGCTCTCCCGGACTCACGTTTCGCGAGCTGCGCGCCTATCAGGCGGGTGACGAGGTACGCCATATCGACTGGCGAGTGACGGCGCGCCTCGGTCGTCCCTATACCCGCCTCTATAGCGAGGAGCTGGATCAGGCGCACTGGCTGCTGCTTGATCTCTCCCCCGCCATGTATTTCGGCTCCACACGGCAGCTCAAGGCGCGTCTGGGATGCGAGCTGGCAGCAGCCCTGATCTGGCAAGGGGAGAAGCAGCACAACACCCTGATCTGCCACGGGCTTATCCCAAATCACCAGAGCCAGCGCGGCAGCGTGCTGCCCCTGCTCGAATCCCTCTGCCATCACTACCAGCAAGGGCTGGCACGTCGGGTACTATCCCATTCACTGGCCGACACCTTGGCCAGCGTGAAGCTGCCCCATGGTGCCAAACTGACGCTGATCACCGACCACAGACCCTGTGAGTCAGCGCTCTGTCAGCAGTTGCAGCTGCTCTCCCGCCGCCACGATATCCACTATTGGCAGATCCGCGATCCCCTTGAGGCTGCCCTTCCCCCTGACGGCCAGCTGCCGGTGGCCATCGATCGGCCAGCCCAGCACTATCAGGGCTGGCTGGATGGGGGCCATGCCGGTTTCTCCCGCCGCTACCAGCAAGCTGCCGAACAGCAGCTGGCCCATGGCAAGCAGCTGTTGCTGCCGCTGGTGCAGCGCCTCTATCTGCTCGATAACAGCCAGACGCTGCAACAGCAGTGGCAGGAGGGGTTATGTCATCAGGGATGA
- the fadJ gene encoding fatty acid oxidation complex subunit alpha FadJ, giving the protein MSAKTFSLDVRKDGIGILTMDVPGESMNTLKAAFVEEIRSVLDEVKRNKDLIGLVITSGKKDSFIAGADITMLAACTSAKDAETLSREGQEIFAEIEGLTIPVIAAIHGPCLGGGLELALACHGRVVTEHGKTVLGLPEVQLGLLPGSGGTQRLPRLIGVAKALDLMLTGKQVRAKQAKKLGLVDDVVPPSILLDAAIKLAKKGKPRHQLKRDLQGKVLETNKLGRKVLFDQASKGVKAKTRGNYPAPERILDVVRIGVEEGMKAGLAAESRHFGELVMTAESAALRSIFFATTEMKKEVTYQGAEPRKVAHAAVLGGGLMGGGIAFVTATKAGVPVRIKDVASAGIGNAMRYSYDILAKKLKRRHILRSELEKQMSLLTGTLDYSGFHRVDMVVEAVFEDLNLKHQMVKDVERECGEHTVFASNTSSLPINQIAAEAAHPERVVGLHYFSPVDKMPLAEIIPHAGTSAETVATTLAFARAQGKTPIVVKDEAGFYVNRILAPYMNEAARLVLEGEPVEVLDSALLDFGFPVGPITLLDEVGIDVGAKISPILEKELGGEQFQAPKAFDKLLQNDRKGRKNGKGFYLYGKAAPRNKLTGKEGKKTVDESVYGVLGIKPSAKLARQEIAERCVLLMLNEAAMALDSGVVASARDGDIGAIFGIGFPPFLGGPFRYMDTLGIDHLVGRLEYYQKRHGDRFAPCARLKAMAAEQQTFY; this is encoded by the coding sequence ATGAGCGCTAAGACTTTTTCCCTGGATGTTCGCAAAGATGGCATCGGCATCCTCACCATGGATGTGCCGGGCGAGAGCATGAATACCCTGAAAGCCGCCTTTGTCGAGGAGATCCGCTCCGTACTGGACGAGGTAAAACGCAACAAGGATTTGATCGGGCTGGTGATCACCTCCGGCAAGAAGGACTCCTTCATCGCCGGCGCTGACATTACCATGCTGGCCGCCTGCACCAGTGCCAAGGATGCCGAGACCCTGTCACGAGAAGGGCAGGAGATCTTTGCCGAGATCGAGGGGCTGACCATTCCGGTGATCGCCGCCATTCATGGCCCCTGCCTCGGTGGCGGGTTGGAGCTGGCGCTGGCCTGCCATGGTCGGGTGGTGACCGAGCACGGTAAAACCGTGCTGGGATTGCCGGAAGTGCAGCTCGGTCTGCTGCCGGGCTCTGGCGGTACCCAGCGTCTGCCGCGCCTTATCGGGGTGGCCAAGGCGCTGGATCTGATGCTGACCGGCAAGCAGGTTCGTGCTAAACAAGCCAAGAAATTGGGGCTGGTGGACGATGTGGTGCCGCCGTCAATCTTGCTGGATGCTGCCATCAAGCTGGCCAAGAAGGGCAAACCGCGCCATCAGTTGAAACGGGATCTGCAGGGCAAGGTGCTGGAGACCAACAAGCTGGGCCGTAAGGTGCTGTTCGATCAGGCCAGCAAGGGGGTGAAAGCCAAGACCCGCGGCAACTATCCGGCGCCGGAGCGGATCCTGGATGTTGTGCGCATCGGCGTGGAGGAGGGGATGAAGGCCGGTCTGGCCGCTGAATCCCGCCACTTTGGCGAGCTGGTGATGACTGCTGAGTCTGCCGCCCTGCGTTCCATCTTCTTTGCCACCACCGAGATGAAGAAAGAGGTCACCTATCAGGGAGCCGAGCCGCGCAAGGTGGCCCATGCCGCCGTGCTGGGCGGTGGTCTGATGGGGGGCGGCATTGCGTTCGTCACCGCTACCAAGGCGGGCGTGCCGGTGCGGATCAAGGATGTGGCAAGCGCCGGGATCGGCAATGCCATGCGCTACAGCTATGACATTCTGGCCAAGAAGCTCAAGCGCCGTCATATCCTGCGCAGCGAGCTGGAAAAGCAGATGAGCCTGTTGACCGGTACCCTCGACTACTCCGGTTTCCACCGGGTGGACATGGTGGTGGAGGCGGTGTTTGAAGATCTCAATCTCAAACACCAGATGGTGAAGGACGTGGAGCGTGAGTGCGGTGAGCACACAGTGTTTGCCTCCAACACCTCTTCCTTGCCCATCAACCAGATTGCGGCAGAGGCGGCGCACCCAGAGCGAGTCGTGGGGCTGCACTACTTCAGCCCGGTGGACAAGATGCCGCTGGCGGAGATCATCCCCCACGCTGGCACCAGTGCCGAGACGGTCGCTACCACCCTGGCTTTTGCCCGCGCCCAGGGCAAAACGCCCATCGTGGTGAAGGACGAAGCCGGTTTCTACGTCAACCGCATCTTGGCGCCCTACATGAATGAGGCGGCAAGACTGGTGCTGGAAGGGGAGCCGGTAGAGGTGCTGGATAGCGCGCTGCTGGACTTTGGCTTCCCGGTTGGCCCCATCACCTTGCTCGATGAGGTGGGGATCGATGTGGGCGCCAAGATCTCCCCTATTCTTGAAAAAGAGCTGGGCGGCGAGCAGTTCCAGGCGCCCAAGGCGTTCGACAAGCTGCTGCAAAATGATCGCAAGGGACGCAAGAACGGCAAGGGCTTCTATCTCTATGGCAAGGCGGCACCGCGCAACAAGCTGACTGGCAAAGAGGGCAAGAAGACGGTGGACGAGAGCGTCTATGGCGTGCTCGGCATCAAGCCGTCTGCCAAGCTGGCCCGTCAGGAGATCGCCGAGCGCTGCGTGTTGCTGATGCTCAACGAAGCGGCCATGGCGTTGGATAGTGGTGTGGTGGCCTCGGCCCGTGATGGCGATATCGGCGCCATCTTCGGCATCGGTTTCCCGCCTTTCCTTGGCGGCCCGTTCCGTTATATGGATACGCTCGGGATCGATCATCTGGTTGGCCGTCTGGAGTATTACCAGAAGCGCCACGGCGACCGGTTCGCCCCCTGTGCCCGTCTCAAGGCGATGGCCGCAGAGCAGCAGACCTTCTACTGA
- the fadI gene encoding acetyl-CoA C-acyltransferase FadI, giving the protein MKQPLKLTTRQGERIAVVAGLRTPFAKQATAFHGVPAVDLGKLVVSEMLARTNLDPKLIDQLVFGQVVQMPEAPNIAREIVLGTGMSVNTDAYSVSRACATSFQAVANVTESIMAGTVDIAIAGGADSSSVLPIGVSKKLARALVDLNKARNLQQRFNILRQLRVKDLLPVPPAVAEYSTGLSMGQTAEQMAKSHQISREAQDALAHRSHTLAAQAWADGKLSGEVFTAHVPPYKSPLERDNNIRESSDLASYAKLKPVFDRVHGTVTAANATPLTDGAAAVLLMREGRAKELGLEPLGYIRSFAFSAIDVWQDMLMGPSYATPLALDRAGITLSDLTLIDMHEAFAAQTLANLKMFSSHEFARDKLGRDQAIGEVDMEKFNVLGGSLAYGHPFAATGARMITQTLHELRRRGGGLGLNTACAAGGLGVAMVLEVE; this is encoded by the coding sequence ATGAAACAGCCATTGAAACTGACGACTCGCCAGGGCGAACGGATTGCCGTCGTGGCGGGGCTGCGTACCCCCTTTGCCAAGCAGGCCACCGCCTTTCATGGCGTGCCTGCAGTCGATCTCGGCAAACTGGTGGTGAGCGAGATGCTCGCCCGTACCAATCTCGATCCCAAGCTTATCGACCAGCTGGTGTTTGGTCAGGTGGTTCAGATGCCGGAAGCCCCCAACATTGCTCGCGAGATCGTGCTTGGCACCGGCATGAGCGTCAATACCGATGCCTATAGCGTCTCCCGCGCCTGCGCCACCAGTTTTCAGGCGGTGGCCAACGTCACCGAATCCATCATGGCGGGCACTGTGGATATCGCCATCGCTGGCGGTGCGGACTCCTCCTCCGTGCTCCCTATCGGAGTGAGCAAGAAGCTGGCCCGCGCCTTGGTGGATCTCAACAAGGCGCGCAATCTGCAGCAGCGCTTCAATATTCTACGTCAGCTGCGGGTCAAGGATCTGCTGCCGGTGCCGCCTGCCGTGGCGGAATACTCTACTGGCCTCTCCATGGGGCAGACCGCCGAGCAGATGGCCAAGAGCCACCAGATCAGCCGCGAGGCGCAAGATGCGCTGGCTCACCGCTCCCACACTCTGGCCGCGCAGGCTTGGGCCGATGGCAAGCTCAGTGGCGAGGTGTTTACCGCCCATGTACCGCCCTACAAGTCGCCGCTGGAGCGGGACAACAATATCCGTGAAAGCTCGGATCTCGCGAGCTACGCCAAGCTCAAGCCGGTGTTTGATCGGGTTCATGGCACAGTGACGGCGGCCAACGCCACGCCGCTGACCGATGGCGCTGCCGCCGTGCTGCTGATGCGCGAAGGGCGGGCGAAAGAGCTGGGCCTCGAACCGCTGGGCTATATCCGCAGCTTCGCTTTCTCGGCCATCGATGTGTGGCAAGACATGCTGATGGGGCCCTCCTACGCCACGCCGCTGGCGCTGGACAGAGCCGGCATCACGCTCAGCGATTTGACTCTGATCGACATGCACGAAGCCTTTGCCGCCCAGACTCTGGCCAACCTCAAGATGTTCTCAAGCCACGAGTTTGCCCGTGACAAGCTGGGCCGCGATCAGGCCATCGGCGAGGTGGACATGGAGAAGTTCAACGTCCTCGGCGGTTCGCTGGCCTATGGCCACCCCTTTGCCGCGACCGGTGCGCGGATGATCACCCAGACCCTGCACGAGCTGCGTCGTCGCGGTGGGGGATTGGGGCTCAACACCGCCTGTGCGGCGGGTGGATTGGGCGTGGCTATGGTGTTGGAGGTTGAATGA
- a CDS encoding MoxR family ATPase, translating to MAAAEFRALRDYLGSQILGQEELIEGLLIALLCEGHVLIEGAPGLAKTRAVKALAGAVEGRFARIQFTPDLLPADLTGSEVFHPQDASFVFQPGPLFNHLVLADEINRAPAKVQSALLEAMAEHQITVGKKSWRLPPLFMVAATQNPIEQEGTYPLPEAQLDRFLLKLMVDYPSPTMELAILQLNASGEQLGAAPVTLSQTSLQHARSEVLAVTMQSRLEHYLVELVCATRPGSGLCPALEPLIAVGASPRATLGLARSARARAWLAGRDYVLPEDIQLQAYPVLRHRLIPSYQALADNLDNDILIAQLLDQVPCP from the coding sequence ATGGCAGCGGCCGAGTTCAGAGCACTTAGGGACTATCTTGGCAGTCAGATCCTGGGGCAGGAGGAGCTAATAGAAGGGCTCCTGATTGCCCTGTTATGTGAAGGACATGTGTTAATCGAAGGGGCCCCCGGGCTGGCCAAAACCCGCGCCGTCAAGGCGCTCGCTGGCGCCGTCGAGGGGCGCTTTGCCCGTATCCAGTTCACCCCCGATCTGCTTCCTGCCGATCTCACCGGCAGCGAGGTGTTTCACCCGCAGGATGCCAGTTTTGTTTTCCAGCCAGGCCCCCTCTTCAACCATCTGGTGCTGGCGGACGAGATCAACCGGGCGCCGGCCAAGGTGCAATCAGCGCTGCTGGAAGCCATGGCCGAACACCAGATCACCGTGGGCAAAAAGAGCTGGCGACTGCCGCCTCTCTTTATGGTCGCCGCCACCCAGAACCCCATCGAGCAGGAGGGAACCTATCCCCTGCCGGAGGCGCAGCTCGACCGATTTCTGCTCAAGCTGATGGTGGATTACCCGAGCCCCACGATGGAGCTCGCCATCTTGCAGCTCAACGCCAGCGGCGAACAGCTTGGCGCGGCGCCGGTGACACTGAGTCAGACCAGCTTGCAGCATGCCCGCAGCGAAGTGCTGGCGGTGACCATGCAAAGCAGACTGGAGCACTATCTGGTGGAGCTGGTCTGCGCCACTCGCCCGGGCAGTGGTCTTTGCCCTGCCCTTGAGCCATTGATTGCCGTGGGGGCCAGCCCTCGGGCTACGCTGGGGCTGGCTCGCTCCGCCCGCGCCCGAGCCTGGCTTGCCGGACGAGATTATGTGCTGCCGGAAGATATCCAGCTGCAAGCCTATCCGGTGCTGCGCCATCGCCTTATTCCCAGCTATCAGGCACTGGCCGACAATCTGGATAACGACATCCTGATCGCCCAACTGCTGGATCAGGTGCCATGTCCCTAG